The sequence AGGAGGATCACGAGGCCGAGTACGACGCCGAGCGCGAAGGTGAGGCGCCAGCCGACGTCCTTGGGGAAGATGTCGGTGTTGAGCGCCAGGATCGACAGGAGGGCGCCGCCGATCGCGCCGAGCCAGTAGCTGCCGTTGATGATGAGGTCGACGCGGCCCCGGTACTTCGAGGGGATCAGCTCGTCGATCGCGGAGTTGATCGCCGCGTACTCGCCGCCGATGCCGAAGCCCGTCAGGAAGCGGAAGACGAAGAACCACCACGGCGAGAAGGACAGCGCGGTCATCGCGGTCGCGCCGAGGTAGACCGCGAGCGTCACCATGAAGAGCTTCTTGCGGCCGAACTTGTCCGTCAGCCAGCCGAAGAAGAGCGCGCCCGAACAGGCACCCGCGACGTACAGCGCGGCGCCGAGCCCGGTGACCTGCGCGGACGTGATCGGCAGACCCGAGCCGGGCTCGGAGAGGCGGCCCGCGATATTGCCGACCGTCGTCACTTCGAGACCGTCGAGAATCCACACCGTGCCGAGACCGATGACGATCATCCAGTGCCAGCGGGACCAGGGCAGGCGGTCGAGGCGGGCGGGCACCGAGGTGGTGATCGTGCCGGTGCCGGAGTGCCCGGGGGCGGCGATGTCCGCCGCGTCGTCGGGCTCTTCGGAAGGCTGAGCCATGGTCCGGTACCTCCTCGTGAGCGGCGACCGCGACGGGTGTGCGGTGCACTATTCGCCGGATGCCCCTGCGGCGCGCGCTCATACGGGACGGGGACGGCCGACCGGGTGGTGAGGAGGACCGGGTGGGCGCACGGGGCGGCCGGGGCGCGGGGGCGGGAAGCGCGGGCGGCGTGCCCCACCCCGTACGGGCCGCTCAGGCATCAGGCACCCACCGGCCACGCAGACGCCCACCACGCACGGGCCGCTCAGGTGCCCACCACGCACGGGCCAAGCAGACACCCATCACTACGGGCCACGCAGACGCCCACCGCCTACGGGCCGGTCCGCCGCCTCTCCCCCGTACCCCGCTCAGGCCCCCAGCGCGTGCGACACCGTGTAGATCACGAGGCCCGCGAGCGAGCCGACGACCGTGCCGTTGATGCGGATGAACTGGAGGTCGCGGCCGATGTTCGCCTCGATCTTGCGCGAGGTGTGCTCGGCGTCCCAGCCCGCCACCGTGTCGGTGATGAGCGAGGTGATCTCGGTGCGGTACGTCGAGACGACGTAGACCGCCGCTCCCTCGACCCAGCCGTCCACCTTCGCGCGCAGCCGGTCGTCCGCGCTCAGGCGGCTGCCCAGCGAGAGGAGCGCGGTACGGGCGCGCAGCCGCAGTTCGCTGCGCTCGTCCTCGGCGGCGGCGACCATCATGCCGCGCACCGTGCCCCAGACCGTCGCGATGAGGTCCTGCACCTCGGCGCGGCCCAGGATGTCGTTCTTGAGGCGCTCGACGCGGGCGCGGGTCGGGCCGTCCGCCTGGAGGTCGCCGGCGAAGTCCGCGAGGAAGCGGTCGACGGCGCCGCGCGCGGGGTGGTCCGGCATGTCGCGCATCTCGGTGACGAAGCGGAGCAGTTCCTTGTAGACGCGCTCGCCGATCCGCTTGTCCACGAAGCGCGGGGTCCAGCCGGGCGCGCCGCCCTGCACCGCGTCCATGACGGAGTCGCGGTGGGTCACGAGCCAGTCGTGCGCGTGCACGCACACGAGGTCCACGAGCTTGCGGTGCCCGCCGTCGGCGACCAGGCGCTCCAGGAGGCGCCCGAGCGAGGGCGCGACCTCCGCGTTCTTCGCGCGCCGCGTGATCGCCTCGCCGACGACGGCCTGCACGTCGCTGTCGCGCAGCACCGTGAGCGCCCCGCGCAGCGCCGTCGCCGCCTCGGCCGTCACGCGGTCGGCGTGCGCGGGCTCGGCGAGCCACTCGCCGAGGCGGTGCCCGATGCCGATCCCGCGCAGCCGGTCCCGTACGACGTCCCCGGAGAGGAAGTTCTCGCCGACGAAGCCGCCGAGCGCGGCCCCGAGCTGGTCCTTCTTCTGCGGGATGATCGCGGTGTGCGGGATGGGCAGCCCGAGCGGGTGCCGGAAGAGCGCGGTCACGGCGAACCAGTCGGCGAGCGCGCCGACCATGCCCGCCTCGGCCGCCGCCGCGACGTACCCCGTCCAGGCGCCCGCGCCCCGGTGTTCGAGCCACGTCGCGAGCGCGTAGACGACCGCGACGAAGAGCAGCAGCCCGAGCGCGAAGGACTTCATGCGCCGCACGCCCCGGCGTTTCTCCAGGTCGGCGGGGGTGAGGTCGACGGGGCTGCGGGCGCCGCCGAGCGCGCGGGCGACGGAGCCTCTGCGCGGCGGGCCGCCGGTGGCGGTGGCGGTACGTGACGGGGCGCCGGGACGCGATGGGCCGCTCGGCCCCGTAGAGACACCGGGCTCCGTAGAGACACCCGGACCCGCGGAACCGTCCTGCCGCGCGGGCGCGCCCCGCCCCGTACCGCCGCCGGACCCCGGACCCGCCTCCGGACCCGCCTCCGGACCCGCCCCCGGTCCCGTACCGCCGCCCCCGGTCGGCCCCCCTGAAGCTCCGCCCATGCCGTCCTCCGCTTCCGCTGCCGATCCCGCTCCGGGGCCCGGTTCCGTTCCCGACGCCGGTCCCGCCCCCGTGATTTTCGCCTCACCCTCCTCCTGCGTCCCCATCGCCCCGCCGCCCTTCCCTCGCCCTCGTGGCCTGTCGCGGCCCGCTGTCGCGGCCCCCGGCGCACCGCCCGGAGCTGGGCTTCGGGGGCGGCGGGGGGCCGTTGTCATTGTCCCTACCCCGATCACCGGGGGAACGGATCTGCGATTCCCGGCGTCTGTCGGGACGAAGGGTGTGCACAGCGCGACCCCCACCCATGTCGCATCATGGGATCGTCCGACCGGAGCCTCGGGCTCCCGCTGTCCGAGGAGAAACCCCGCACATGACCAAGCGTCACGGTTATGGCGTGCTCGCCGCCGTCGCAGCCCTCGTGGTGCTGTGCTCGACCGCGATCTTCCTGCTCGTGACCGGGACCGGGCGCGGCAAGGACGAGGACACCGTCACGGCGGCCCCGCCCGCCGCGCGCGGCTCGGCCGCCCCGGCCTCGTCCGGGAACTGGGTCGGTACGTGGTCGGCGCCCCCGAGCGGGGCCGAGCCCGGCACCCTGATCGACGGCCTCGCGGGCCGCTCGGTGCGCAACGTCGTACACACCTCCGTCGCGGGCGAGGCGACGCGCGTCACCCTCTCCAACCTGTACGGGCAGCAGCCCCTCTCGATCACGAGCGCGACCGTCGCCCTCGCCGCCGCACCCGGCAGCCCCACGGCCGCGGCGGGCACGCTGCGCCGCCTCACCTTCGGCGGCGCCACGACCGTCGTCATCCCGGCGGGCGGCCAGCGCGTGAGCGACGCGGTGCGGATGAGCGTCCCGGGCGACGCGGACCTCCTCGTCACGACGTACTCGCCGCTCGCGAGCGGCCCCGTCACCTTCCACGCGCAGGCCCGCCAGACGAGCTACCTCGCCGAGGGCGACCGCACGAGGGACCCGGACGGCGCCGCGTACACCGCGCAGTCCTCGTACTGGCGGTACGTCACCGCCGTCGACGTCCTCAGCCGCCGCCTCGCCGGGACCCTCGTCACGCTCGGCGACTCGCTCACCGACGGGCTGCGCTCCACGAGCGGCGCCAACCACCGCTGGCCCGACCGCCTCGCCCGCCGCCTCGCGAACGAGCAGGGCGCGCCGCGCTACAGCGTCGTCAACGCCGGTATCAGCGGCAACCGCGTCCTGCTCGCCGGAGCGGGCCGCCCCGCCGACAACCCGGCCGCGCTCGACCGCTTCGACCGCGACGTACTCGGCCGCTCCGGCGCGAAGGCCGTCTTCATCGACCTCGGGATCAACGACATCCTGCGCGCCCCTCAGCAGTACGACGCGCGGCGGATCGTCGACGGGCTGCGCGAGCTGACCGCGCGGGCGCACGCCAAGGGCCTGCACGTCGTCGGCGCGACGCTCATGCCCTTCGAGGGCCACCGGGGCTACACGGTGCGCGGCGAGCAGACCCGGCAGGCGGTCAACGCCGAGATCCGCTCGGGGCGCGTCTTCGACGCGTACGCCGACTTCGACCGGGGGCTGCGGGACCAGGCCCACCCCACCCGCCTCGCCGCCGCCTACGACTCGGGCGACCACCTCCACCTCAACGACGCGGGATACCTGCGGATGGCCGAGACGGTGAACGTGGCGGACCTGAGGGGCGCGGCGCCGGCGCAGCTGTGAGGGGACCCGCAGCCGGTCCGTCCGGCGCATGACGCCGGGCAGGGGGCTGCGGGGCGGTGCCGCCGGGGAGGACGCGCCCCCGTCCTCAGTCCTCCAGCTCCCCGCGCTTCCGCTCCTCCTTGAGCCTGCGCTTCTCGCCCTTCCGCTCCTTGCGCCGCACGCCGACCCCGCCCATCAGGGCCAGGCCCTTCACCGTGACCTGCGGCGAGTCCGGCGGGCCGTCGAAGAGCTGGTCGCCGCCGAAGCCGCCCATGATCCCGACGCCCGAGACCCGTACCCGCAGCTCGGGCGGGACCACGACCGAGATGCCGCCCCAGATCGTGAAGCAGCGGACAACCGTCTCGCGGTCCTCGAAATCGGCCTCGCGCAGGTCGATCTCGCCGCCGCCCCACATCGCGAAGGCCGTGAAGACCTTCCCGACCGCCCAGCGGCCCCGGCGCGCGAAGCCGCCGAAGAGCGCGAAGGCCCCGCGCGAGGTCGCCTCCACGCCGACCCGCCCGACCCGGCCGCCCCGGCCCCCGACAGGCGCGGGAGCCGGTGCCGCGCCCCCGGTGCTCTCCGGGAGGTCCCGCGTGAGCGGCACCAGGTCCCCGTACGTGCGGGCCGCGTAGGCGGCGCCGAGCCGTACGTCGAACTCCTCCATGTCGAGGCGCCCCTCGGCGACCGCCTCGCGCAGCCGCTCGGCCACCCGCTCCCGGTCGGCGTCCGAGGCGCGCAGCTCCCCCCGCGCGAGCGGGGCGTCCGCGCCCGCCTTGGCCATATCCGTTTTCCTGGGCGGTAGTTCGGCCCGCTCGTCAGTCATGCGACCACCCTACGAGGTGACCGCGTCGCTCCTGCCGCGCGCGTACATCCGCGCGATGACGGACTCGATGTCGGGCTCCCGCACCGAGAGGTCGGCGAGCGGGTAGTCGGCCGCGATCCGCGCCACGAGCGGCGCGGCCGAGGACCCGGCGGGGAAGGCGAGCCACTGACGCGGCCCCTCGACCCGTACCGTACGGGCGCCGGGCACCGAGACGGCGGGGAGTTCGCGCTCCAGGTCGAGGACGAGCATCCGCTCGCTCTCGCCGAGCGCGTGCAGCCCCGCCAGGTCCCCGTCGTGCACGAGCCGCCCGTGGTCGATGACCATCACCCGCGTGCAGACCTGCTCGATGTCGGTCAGGTCGTGCGTCGTGAGGAGCACCGTCGTGCCCTGCTCCGCGTTCAGCGCGCGCAGGAACTCGCGCACGCGGGCCTTCGAGAAGACGTCGAGCCCGATCGTCGGCTCGTCCAGGTACAGCACCTCCGGCGAGTGCAGCAGCGCCGCGCCGATGTCGCCGCGCATCCGCTGCCCCAGCGAGAGCTGCCGCACCGGCACGTGCAGCAGGTCCGCCAGCTCCAGCTGCTCCACGCAGCGGTCGAGCGTCTCGCGGTAGCGGGCGAGCGGCACGTCGTACAGGTGCCGCATGAGGCGGTACGAGTCGATGAGCGGCAGGTCCCACCACAGCGTCGTGCGCTGCCCGAAGACGACGCCGATACGGCGTGTCAGCGCGAGCCGCTGCCGCGCGGGATCGAGCCCGGCGACCCGCAGCCGGCCGCCCGTGGGCGTGAGGATGCCGGTGAGCATCTTGATCGTCGTCGACTTGCCCGCGCCGTTCGGCCCGATGTACCCGACCATCTCGCCGCGCCGCACCCGGAACGAGATGCCGTCCACGGCCCGCACGGCCCGCTTCTCGTACCGCAGGAACGCGGTTTTCCGGCGGACCGCGAACTCCTTCTCCAGTCCTTCGAGGACGATGACGTCGTCCTCCGGCTCGCTCTCCACCAGCTCGTTCCTTTCGTCCGTACGGAAACTCACGACGCCTTCCTCAGCTCCCCGTCGAGCGGTAGCCCCGCAGCCCCGCGCGCCACGCGAGGCCCGCCAGCGCGAGCGCGGCGACGGCGACGAGCGGCGGCAGCAGGGCGCACCAGACCGGCAGGCCGAGCGGGACGGGACGGTCCAGGAGGTACGCGCCCGGGACCCAGTTGACGAAGGAGAGCGGCAGCACGAACGTCACCGCGCGCACCACTTCCCTGGCGAAGACCGTCGGCGGGTACTGGAGCATCGTCTGCCCGCCGTACGTGAACGCGTTCTCGACCTCGGCCGCGTCGGTCGCCACGAACTGGAAGGCCGCCCCCGCCACGTACACGGCCCCGAAGATCGCCGCGCCGCTCACCACCGCGTACGGGATCACCAGGACGCGCCCGGCGTCCCAGTCGATGCCCGCAGCGCTCAGCCCGTACCCCAGCACGGCGAGGCCCTGGAAGGTGCGCCCGAGCCGGTTGAGCGAGAAGCGGTCGGCGGCGATCTGGGCGAGCACGGGGGCCGGGCGCACGAGCAGCGCGTCGAGCGTGCCGTCGCGCACGCGCTGGCCGAGCCGCTGCGTCGAGCCGAGGAACAGGTTGCACAGCCCGAAGGAGACCGAGGAGAGCCCGTACAGGACCGCGAAATCGGCGAGGTCGTAGCCGCCGAGCGCGTCGACCTGCGAGAACATCAGCAGGATCACGACGAAGTCCAGGCCCGTGATCGCCGCCTGCGCGAAGACGTTGAGCGCGAAGGAGAGCGGATACGCGAGCATCGAGCGCACCCACATGAGGCTCACGAGCCGGTAGGCGCGCAGCCCGGTGCGCAGCGCGCTCCGCTCCCGTACCACCGCCGGCTCGAACGGCTCAGCCACCCTGGACCACCACCCTGCGTGTCGCGGCGGACTGGACGAGCCGGCCGAGGGCGAGCAGCAGCACGGCCCAGCCCGCCTGGAAGCCGTACACGCCGAAAAGTTCGCTCCCCCGGTACGTACCGAGCAGCACATCCGCGGGGAGCTGCACGAGCGAGGCCCACGGCAGCGCGCGCGCCACCTCGCCGAGCAGCCCGGGAAAGACGTTGAGCGGCAGCGAGACGCCGGAGAAGAACGTCGCCACGAAGACGTGCAGCCGCGTGATGCCGTCGCCGTGGAGCAGCCAGAAGGCGGAGAGCGCCACGAGGTACCGCAGCCCGAAGCTCACCACGACCCCGAGCGCGACCGCGACGAGGAAGGACAGCCAGCGCAGCGGCGCGGCGGGGACCGTGAGATCGAAGAGCAGCGCCCCCGCCACGAAGGGCACGATCCCGCGCCCGAGCAGGTGGAACACCGCCCGCCCGAGGTCGCCCGCGAGCCACCACGACTGGAGGTCGACCGGCCGGTAGAGGTCCACGGCGATGTCACCGCTGCGGATGCGCTCGATCAGGTCGACCTCGAATCCGCCCCCCATGACCATGGAG comes from Streptomyces sp. Tu6071 and encodes:
- a CDS encoding DUF445 domain-containing protein, with amino-acid sequence MGGASGGPTGGGGTGPGAGPEAGPEAGPGSGGGTGRGAPARQDGSAGPGVSTEPGVSTGPSGPSRPGAPSRTATATGGPPRRGSVARALGGARSPVDLTPADLEKRRGVRRMKSFALGLLLFVAVVYALATWLEHRGAGAWTGYVAAAAEAGMVGALADWFAVTALFRHPLGLPIPHTAIIPQKKDQLGAALGGFVGENFLSGDVVRDRLRGIGIGHRLGEWLAEPAHADRVTAEAATALRGALTVLRDSDVQAVVGEAITRRAKNAEVAPSLGRLLERLVADGGHRKLVDLVCVHAHDWLVTHRDSVMDAVQGGAPGWTPRFVDKRIGERVYKELLRFVTEMRDMPDHPARGAVDRFLADFAGDLQADGPTRARVERLKNDILGRAEVQDLIATVWGTVRGMMVAAAEDERSELRLRARTALLSLGSRLSADDRLRAKVDGWVEGAAVYVVSTYRTEITSLITDTVAGWDAEHTSRKIEANIGRDLQFIRINGTVVGSLAGLVIYTVSHALGA
- a CDS encoding DUF1707 SHOCT-like domain-containing protein, with product MAKAGADAPLARGELRASDADRERVAERLREAVAEGRLDMEEFDVRLGAAYAARTYGDLVPLTRDLPESTGGAAPAPAPVGGRGGRVGRVGVEATSRGAFALFGGFARRGRWAVGKVFTAFAMWGGGEIDLREADFEDRETVVRCFTIWGGISVVVPPELRVRVSGVGIMGGFGGDQLFDGPPDSPQVTVKGLALMGGVGVRRKERKGEKRRLKEERKRGELED
- a CDS encoding ABC transporter permease; protein product: MRTVRLYAAVAAGGFRRYATYRWATFAGVFTNTVFGVILAYTYQALWQERPHLGDYTLSQALTYVWIGQAILMTSMVMGGGFEVDLIERIRSGDIAVDLYRPVDLQSWWLAGDLGRAVFHLLGRGIVPFVAGALLFDLTVPAAPLRWLSFLVAVALGVVVSFGLRYLVALSAFWLLHGDGITRLHVFVATFFSGVSLPLNVFPGLLGEVARALPWASLVQLPADVLLGTYRGSELFGVYGFQAGWAVLLLALGRLVQSAATRRVVVQGG
- a CDS encoding SGNH/GDSL hydrolase family protein, translating into MTKRHGYGVLAAVAALVVLCSTAIFLLVTGTGRGKDEDTVTAAPPAARGSAAPASSGNWVGTWSAPPSGAEPGTLIDGLAGRSVRNVVHTSVAGEATRVTLSNLYGQQPLSITSATVALAAAPGSPTAAAGTLRRLTFGGATTVVIPAGGQRVSDAVRMSVPGDADLLVTTYSPLASGPVTFHAQARQTSYLAEGDRTRDPDGAAYTAQSSYWRYVTAVDVLSRRLAGTLVTLGDSLTDGLRSTSGANHRWPDRLARRLANEQGAPRYSVVNAGISGNRVLLAGAGRPADNPAALDRFDRDVLGRSGAKAVFIDLGINDILRAPQQYDARRIVDGLRELTARAHAKGLHVVGATLMPFEGHRGYTVRGEQTRQAVNAEIRSGRVFDAYADFDRGLRDQAHPTRLAAAYDSGDHLHLNDAGYLRMAETVNVADLRGAAPAQL
- a CDS encoding ABC transporter ATP-binding protein, which codes for MESEPEDDVIVLEGLEKEFAVRRKTAFLRYEKRAVRAVDGISFRVRRGEMVGYIGPNGAGKSTTIKMLTGILTPTGGRLRVAGLDPARQRLALTRRIGVVFGQRTTLWWDLPLIDSYRLMRHLYDVPLARYRETLDRCVEQLELADLLHVPVRQLSLGQRMRGDIGAALLHSPEVLYLDEPTIGLDVFSKARVREFLRALNAEQGTTVLLTTHDLTDIEQVCTRVMVIDHGRLVHDGDLAGLHALGESERMLVLDLERELPAVSVPGARTVRVEGPRQWLAFPAGSSAAPLVARIAADYPLADLSVREPDIESVIARMYARGRSDAVTS
- a CDS encoding ABC transporter permease, producing the protein MAEPFEPAVVRERSALRTGLRAYRLVSLMWVRSMLAYPLSFALNVFAQAAITGLDFVVILLMFSQVDALGGYDLADFAVLYGLSSVSFGLCNLFLGSTQRLGQRVRDGTLDALLVRPAPVLAQIAADRFSLNRLGRTFQGLAVLGYGLSAAGIDWDAGRVLVIPYAVVSGAAIFGAVYVAGAAFQFVATDAAEVENAFTYGGQTMLQYPPTVFAREVVRAVTFVLPLSFVNWVPGAYLLDRPVPLGLPVWCALLPPLVAVAALALAGLAWRAGLRGYRSTGS